From Eubalaena glacialis isolate mEubGla1 chromosome 5, mEubGla1.1.hap2.+ XY, whole genome shotgun sequence, one genomic window encodes:
- the DDIT4L gene encoding DNA damage-inducible transcript 4-like protein — translation MVATGSLSSKNPASISELLDRGFHPGNLLNDFDYWDYVVPEPNLNEVIFEETTCQSLVKMLENCLSKSKHTKLGCSKVLVPEKLTQRIAQDVLRLSSTEPCGLRGCVMHVNLEIENVCKKLDRIVCDSSVVPTFELTLVFKQENCSWTSFRDFFFSRGRFSSGLRRTLILSSGFRLVKKKLYSLIGTTVIEEC, via the exons ATGGTTGCAACGGGCAGTTTGAGCAGTAAGAACCCGGCTAGCATTTCGGAGTTGCTGGACCGTGGCTTCCACCCGGGGAACCTACTAAATG ATTTTGACTACTGGGATTATGTTGTTCCTGAGCCGAACCTCAACGAGGTGATATTTGAGGAGACGACTTGCCAGAGCTTGGTTAAAATGCTGGAGAACTGTCTGTCCAAATCAAAGCACACCAAACTCGGTTGCTCGAAAGTCCTTGTTCCTGAGAAACTGACCCAGAGGATTGCTCAAGACGTCCTGCGGCTTTCCTCCACGGAGCCCTGTGGCCTGCGGGGCTGCGTTATGCACGTGAACTTGGAAAttgaaaatgtatgtaaaaagCTGGATAGGATTGTGTGCGATTCTAGCGTGGTGCCCACCTTTGAGCTTACCCTGGTGTTTAAGCAGGAGAACTGCTCATGGACGAGCTTCAGGGATTTTTTCTTTAGTCGAGGTCGCTTCTCTTCTGGCCTCAGACGAACTCTGATCCTGAGCTCAGGATTCCGACTTGTTAAGAAAAAGCTTTACTCCTTGATTGGTACAACAGTCATTGAAGAGTGCTGA